CAAGGGGTACATATATATAAAGCGTAGACCGATATCCTATGAAAAGGTTTAAAATAATAGAAACTGTGTCATACTAATAGGAAAAGGATCAAGGTGGGATGGTTATGGAAGAATTGACCGAACACGTGTGTATCATATGCAATCAGACGAAGACAGAGGGGATTACCATTGTTTCGCAATTCGTATGTGAGGAATGTGAATCCGAAATCGTTCATACCAGCGCGGAAGATGCCAAATATCATTTTTTCATCCGTCAATTAAAACAAATTGCCATGCCGAAAAATGCATAGGCGCGGATACACGCGTCAAATGGGCCTGAATAAAAGGCCTTTTTTTGTTTAGAGGGGACTTTCCGTGCTTGGAGACGTAGGCGTAGGTTTCAAATTGCGTTAAAATAGGTTAGAGAATGTAATCCGAAGGGATATATCAATGACTACACATAGAGAGCGTGCCCCACTAGCAGAGGCTATAATGTTGTATCGAGAACGTGGGGCTTCATCTTTTCATGTACCTGGTCATAAAAATGGCAGGGCATATGCGGGAGAAGGTAAGACTACGGAGATGCTGCGAGAGGCCATGCGCATTGATGTGACGGAAATTACCGGAACCGATGATTTATTTCATCCTGAAGGCGTTATTCAGGAAGCGCAGGAACTAGCCGCAGATTGTTTTGGTGCGGAGGAGAGCTTCTTCCTAGTGGGCGGGAGTACAGCCGGCAATTTGGCATTAGTTCTGACGGTTTGCCGTGAACCGGGCGATATCGTGCTTGTACAGCGGAACGTACATAAGTCCGTGTTGAACGGATTGATGCTGGCCGGTGCCAGGGCGGTGTTTCTTCAACCGGAGCTGGACAAGCAGAGCGGTTTAGCCGTTGCTCCCTCTGTAGCTACACTCGTAGCGGCTCTGGAGGCTTATCCAGAGGCCCGGGGGGCGATCATCACGATGCCGAACTACTACGGGATGGGGAGCGACTTAAAGCCGCTAGCGAAAGCTTGCCATGAGTTCGGCATTCCACTACTCGTGGATGAAGCGCATGGAGCTCATTACGGACAGCACCCCCAGTTGCCTATGAACGCTTTGTCATGCGGCGCGGATGGTGTGGTTCAATCCACACACAAGATGTTAGCCGCCATGACGATGGGAGCCATGCTGCATGTACAGGGCGGGCTGCTCGACCGCAGCCTGCTGCGCCAGCGGCTGGCCATGGTGCAGAGCTCCAGCCCCTCGTACCCGCTCATGGCTTCGCTGGACTTGGCGCGGCGCCTGCTGCACACACAGGGCGCAGACGCCTTCACGGCTGGCCTGGCCGCCGTGAAGGCCTTCCGGCGCGGCCTCGCGAAGCTGCCGCGGTTCGGGCTGCTGCAGCCGCCGCAGCCCAGGGGCCACGCCGCGGGCACAGCCGCAGCGGCGTATACCCGCCAGGACCCGTTCAAGGCGGTCATATATGACCGCACCAGGTCCCTGAGCGGGTATGCACTCCAGCGCGAGCTAGAGGCGCGCGGCTGTGTGCCGGAGATGAGCGACGAGTTGCACGTCGTCTTATTGTTTACGCTGGGATCCACTCGGGAAGATGCGAATCACGTCTTATGGGCCCTTGTGCATATTGTAGAGCAGGGGGAGAAGACAGAAGGGATCGGAACCGAATCCGGCACTACGGCAGAGAGCACGGAATTACTGATCCGGACATTGCGGGATCAGGGGGATTTCATGAGTTATGAGCCGCGAGTAGACCACAAGAATATGGATTCTATCCATTTCGATGTCGATGCTAACTTGTTAACTGAAGCAAGACCAGTCTCCGATGTTTCCACGTGGAACAATTTGCCCTCGGAGATTCCTTATTCGGCCCCAATTCCTTTCTCACTGAAGCCGAATGACAGGGAGAGGTTAGAATCGGTGCCGTTAGAGAAGAGTGCTGGGCGTAAGGCAGGGGAGATGGTTATTCCCTATCCGCCAGGTATACCGATCTTATACCCAGGTGAAGAAATCTCAGCGGGAATGAAACAGAGGCTCCTGGCATTAAGGAATGCAGGGGCGAAATGCCAGGGGATATCCGATCCAGCGCTGCAAACCATTGTCGTTTATAAGGAAACGTAAAGGAAGAGACTCCACTATACGTTGGTAAATATACCGGAGCGTATAATATCGAGCTCCACGATCAACAAATGATGAAAGCAGGATACGCTATGAATAATCGCAGACCACTATTTATTACCATCGAAGGAGGAGACGGATCCGGTAAAACGACTATGATGGGCAGACTCGCCGCTTTTATGCAGAATCATTCGATCCCGTATCTGATTACACGCGAGCCCGGCGGCATTGAGATTGCGGAGAAGATCCGCTCTATTATTCTCGATCCGCAGCATACCGCGATGGATGCACGTACTGAAGCATTGTTGTATGCGGCTGCCCGCCGCCAGCATCTTGTGGAGAAGGTGGAGCCAGCTTTGAGTCAGGGCTTGACTGTGCTGTGTGACCGATTCGTGGACAGCAGTCTGGTTTACCAGGGATATGCACGC
Above is a window of Paenibacillus sp. FSL K6-1330 DNA encoding:
- a CDS encoding sigma factor G inhibitor Gin translates to MEELTEHVCIICNQTKTEGITIVSQFVCEECESEIVHTSAEDAKYHFFIRQLKQIAMPKNA
- a CDS encoding aminotransferase class I/II-fold pyridoxal phosphate-dependent enzyme produces the protein MTTHRERAPLAEAIMLYRERGASSFHVPGHKNGRAYAGEGKTTEMLREAMRIDVTEITGTDDLFHPEGVIQEAQELAADCFGAEESFFLVGGSTAGNLALVLTVCREPGDIVLVQRNVHKSVLNGLMLAGARAVFLQPELDKQSGLAVAPSVATLVAALEAYPEARGAIITMPNYYGMGSDLKPLAKACHEFGIPLLVDEAHGAHYGQHPQLPMNALSCGADGVVQSTHKMLAAMTMGAMLHVQGGLLDRSLLRQRLAMVQSSSPSYPLMASLDLARRLLHTQGADAFTAGLAAVKAFRRGLAKLPRFGLLQPPQPRGHAAGTAAAAYTRQDPFKAVIYDRTRSLSGYALQRELEARGCVPEMSDELHVVLLFTLGSTREDANHVLWALVHIVEQGEKTEGIGTESGTTAESTELLIRTLRDQGDFMSYEPRVDHKNMDSIHFDVDANLLTEARPVSDVSTWNNLPSEIPYSAPIPFSLKPNDRERLESVPLEKSAGRKAGEMVIPYPPGIPILYPGEEISAGMKQRLLALRNAGAKCQGISDPALQTIVVYKET
- the tmk gene encoding dTMP kinase, producing the protein MNNRRPLFITIEGGDGSGKTTMMGRLAAFMQNHSIPYLITREPGGIEIAEKIRSIILDPQHTAMDARTEALLYAAARRQHLVEKVEPALSQGLTVLCDRFVDSSLVYQGYARGLGMEEVWNINQFAIDTRMPDLTLLFDVEPKIGMARITANAERELNRLDMENMAFHEKVREGYLLVAERNPDRIRIVDASKTPAQVEREMIRHLEDAILKDF